In one Cardiocondyla obscurior isolate alpha-2009 linkage group LG17, Cobs3.1, whole genome shotgun sequence genomic region, the following are encoded:
- the LOC139109432 gene encoding zinc finger CCCH domain-containing protein 10-like, which yields MAYFGEPAQKQQLCRDFQRGACSNSYCAFVHPYRYCFNYQNKKCTNAQCKFLHVTSVEQARYETTGLTSEKLRYEVGRTLQNSIICGDYKAGRCNRTDCQRRHIEHDEKLECIVCCGEIVLDTFGASSCGHVYCYTCALKCQGPPRPYTMLTVVCPVCRSVASYEQLH from the exons atggcatattttgGGGAACcag ctCAAAAACAACAGCTCTGCCGCGACTTCCAGCGAGGAGCCTGCTCTAACAgttattgcgcgtttgtgcacccTTACAGGTATTGTTTCAATTACCAAAACAAGAAGTGTACAAACGCGCAATGCAAATTTTTGCACGTAACGAGCGTGGAGCAGGCTCGTTACGAGACTACCGGCCTAACATCAGAGAAGTTGCGGTACGAAGTTGGACGCACCCTGCAGAATTCCATCATCTGCGGGGACTATAAGGCCGGCAGGTGCAACAGGACGGACTGCCAACGTCGGCATATCGAGCACGACGAAAAACTTGAGTGTATAGTGTGCTGCGGCGAAATTGTGTTGGACACGTTCGGGGCGTCCAGTTGCGGGCACGTGTATTGCTACACGTGTGCCCTGAAGTGTCAAGGCCCCCCGCGTCCGTACACTATGCTTACGGTTGTGTGCCCGGTATGCCGATCCGTCGCCAGCTATGAGCAGTTGCATtag